In Haematobia irritans isolate KBUSLIRL chromosome 1, ASM5000362v1, whole genome shotgun sequence, a genomic segment contains:
- the LOC142221200 gene encoding uncharacterized protein LOC142221200: MTTSANQTNLGLVNLISEVFVGTKAQSLVIFNYLHKNQIENEFWLKLEQPKIYQTSKIKRKLRKDFGAQILSVVFMDTWQWNDQRWQDFTMALDRWSHKDVIFVFDKENLRLEEVHKEFIEICWRKGFHRLLITGKNGKTTFTYQPFPGISILPVTSKSYMENRRNFHNMQGYPIRISAGNNPPRAMIYHTEHKGMQYKGVVPSLISIFANRYNLSMQWVLMPNFERYSLVDCIENLLSQRIDICGDFMPYTGENYAIVTPISISYGYLQVPFSQGIAKWKYLLQPFQKSLWILLFFLALSIAGTLTLVNRFKIGLWQFGEFLLMALQAITYTPYNLPRWKGVQKYILYILMISAGFIVSYLYVAFLSSFMTTHVYESQIDSLEELLSRNIPILINDIDEEILNFYGSFKPIENNYLPMDINNYTKHRDHLDPHYAYINVEDKADFFLYQQKFLQRPRLRVMSSQPAVALWANIPMQYNWPFLELLNDFMLRIYNSGILYYIQEQTREEAIQLGIISFMRSSSLPVMPLGLEYFVVPAILLAIGFLSGVLCLMGELLIFYLQTKTKRKWKC, translated from the coding sequence ATGACAACTTCAGCAAATCAAACAAACCTTGGTCTAGTAAATCTAATAAGTGAAGTTTTCGTTGGCACAAAAGCTCAATCTTTAGTGATTTTTAACTATTTGcataaaaatcaaatagaaaatgaattttggttaaaattggaACAGCCAAAAATATATCAGACCTCAAAGATAAAGAGAAAATTGAGAAAGGATTTTGGAGCACAAATTTTATCAGTGGTTTTTATGGATACCTGGCAATGGAATGACCAACGATGGCAAGATTTTACCATGGCTTTGGATAGATGGTCTCATAAGGATGTGATATTtgtatttgataaggaaaacttGCGTTTAGAAGAGGTCCATAAGGAGTTCATTGAAATTTGCTGGCGAAAAGGTTTCCATCGTTTATTGAtaactggaaaaaatggaaaaaccaCGTTTACTTATCAACCATTTCCTGGGATAAGTATTCTTCCAGTAACCTCTAAGAGTTATATGGAAAATCGAAGAAATTTCCATAATATGCAAGGATATCCTATAAGGATTAGTGCTGGTAATAATCCTCCAAGGGCTATGATTTATCATACCGAGCATAAGGGAATGCAATACAAAGGAGTTGTTCCAAGCCTAATTAGCATATTTGCCAATCGTTATAATCTCTCGATGCAGTGGGTATTAATGCCAAATTTCGAAAGATATTCTCTGGTggattgtattgaaaatttactaAGTCAACGCATAGATATTTGTGGAGATTTTATGCCTTACACTGGAGAAAATTATGCCATAGTCACACCCATATCAATTTCCTATGGATATCTGCAAGTACCATTTTCCCAAGGTATtgccaaatggaaatatttacTGCAGCCATTTCAGAAGTCTTTGTGGATTTTATTATTCTTCCTGGCGCTGAGTATAGCGGGAACTTTAACGTTGGTAAATCGTTTTAAAATCGGTCTATGGcaatttggagaatttttacTAATGGCTTTACAGGCCAtaacatataccccatataATCTACCTCGTTGGAAAGGTGTCCAGAAATATATTCTCTATATTCTTATGATATCCGCAGGTTTTATCGTATCCTATTTGTATGTGGCATTTTTATCCAGCTTTATGACTACCCATGTTTATGAATCTCAAATAGATTCTTTGGAGGAATTGCTAAGCCGCAACATACCCATACTCATCAATGATATCGATGAAGAAATTCTAAATTTCTATGGTTCATTCAAGCCCATTGAAAATAACTATTTGCCCATGGATATAAACAATTATACCAAACATCGTGATCATTTGGATCCCCATTATGCCTATATAAATGTTGAAGATAAAGCGGATTTTTTTCTCTATCAACAGAAATTCTTACAACGTCCTCGCCTGAGAGTAATGTCTTCCCAGCCTGCCGTGGCCCTTTGGGCCAATATACCAATGCAATATAATTGGCCATTTTTGGAACTTCTTAATGATTTTATGTTGAGAATTTATAATTCTGGCATTCTCTATTATATACAGGAACAGACCCGCGAGGAAGCTATCCAGTTGGGAATTATTTCATTTATGAGATCTTCATCATTGCCGGTTATGCCTTTAGGCTTGGAGTATTTTGTTGTGCCTGCAATTCTTTTGGCAATTGGATTTTTAAGTGGTGTCCTTTGTCTAATGGGagaattgttaatattttatctgCAAACCAAAACCAAAAGGAAAtggaaatgttaa